A window from Symphalangus syndactylus isolate Jambi chromosome 22, NHGRI_mSymSyn1-v2.1_pri, whole genome shotgun sequence encodes these proteins:
- the B3GALT6 gene encoding beta-1,3-galactosyltransferase 6: protein MKLLRRAWRRRAALGLGALALCGAVLLYLARCAAEPGGPRAVSGRSPPPPAPARAAAFLAVLVASAPRAAERRGVIRSTWLARRGAPGDVWARFAVGTAGLGAEEQRALEREQARHGDLLLLPALRDAYENLTAKVLAMLAWLDEHVAFEFVLKADDDSFARLDALLAELRARDPARRRRLYWGFFSGRGRVKPGGRWREAAWQLCDYYLPYALGGGYVLSADLVHYLRLSRDYLRAWHSEDVSLGAWLAPVDVQREHDPRFDTEYRSRGCSNQYLVTHKQSLEDMLEKHATLAREGRLCKREVQLRLSYVYDWSAPPSQCCQRREGIP, encoded by the coding sequence ATGAAGCTGCTGCGGCGCGCGtggcggcggcgggcggcgctGGGCCTGGGCGCGCTAGCGCTGTGCGGGGCGGTGCTGCTCTACCTGGCGCGCTGCGCGGCCGAGCCCGGGGGCCCCAGGGCGGTGTCGGGCCGCAGCCCCCCTCCCCCCGCGCCCGCGCGCGCCGCCGCCTTCCTGGCTGTGCTGGTGGCCAGCGCGCCCCGCGCCGCCGAGCGCCGCGGCGTGATCCGCAGCACGTGGCTTGCGCGGCGCGGGGCCCCGGGCGACGTGTGGGCGCGCTTCGCCGTGGGCACGGCCGGCCTGGGCGCCGAGGAGCAGCGCGCCCTGGAGCGGGAGCAGGCGCGGCACGGGGACCTGCTGCTGCTGCCCGCGCTGCGCGACGCCTACGAAAACCTCACGGCCAAGGTGCTGGCCATGCTGGCCTGGCTGGATGAGCACGTGGCCTTCGAGTTCGTGCTCAAGGCGGACGACGACTCCTTCGCGCGGCTGGACGCGCTGCTGGCGGAGCTGCGCGCCCGCGACCCcgcgcgccgccgccgcctctaCTGGGGCTTCTTCTCGGGCCGCGGCCGCGTCAAGCCGGGGGGGCGGTGGCGCGAGGCCGCCTGGCAACTCTGCGACTACTACCTGCCCTACGCGCTGGGCGGCGGCTACGTGCTCTCGGCCGACCTGGTGCACTACCTGCGCCTCAGCCGCGACTACCTGCGCGCCTGGCACAGCGAGGACGTGTCTCTGGGCGCCTGGCTGGCGCCGGTGGACGTGCAGCGGGAGCACGACCCGCGCTTCGACACCGAGTACCGGTCCCGCGGCTGTAGCAACCAGTACCTGGTGACGCACAAGCAGAGCCTGGAGGACATGCTGGAGAAGCACGCGACGCTGGCGCGCGAGGGCCGCCTGTGCAAGCGCGAGGTGCAGCTGCGCCTGTCCTACGTGTATGACTGGTCCGCGCCGCCCTCGCAGTGCTGCCAGAGAAGGGAGGGCATCCCCTGA